Proteins encoded within one genomic window of Macaca fascicularis isolate 582-1 chromosome 16, T2T-MFA8v1.1:
- the TMEM94 gene encoding transmembrane protein 94 isoform X1 — protein MDLKEKHLGEPPSALGLSTRKALSVLKEQLEAVLEGHLRERKKCLTWKEVWRSSFLHHSNRCSCFHWPGASLMLLAVLLLLGCCGGQPAGRYAPRGCSPTFPAVLSVLLQHLGRPGLRGGLSPPSCSCRGVGLVNASALFLLLLLNLVLIGRQDRLKRREVERRLRGIIDQIQDALRDGREIQWPSAMYPDLHMPFAPSWSLHWAYRDGHLVNLPVSLLVEGDIIALRPGQESFASLRGIKDDEHIVLEPGDLFPPFSPPPSPRGEVERGPQSPQQHRLFRVLETPVIDNIRWCLDMALSRPVTALDNERFTVQSVMLHYAVPVVLAGFLITNALRFIFSAPGVTSWQYTLLQLQVNGVLPILPLLFPVLWVLATACGEARVLAQMSKASPSSLLAKFSEDTLSSYTEAVSSQEMLRCIWGHFLRVLRGTSPTLSHSSSLLHSLGSVTVLCCVDKQGILSWPNPSPETVLFFSGKVEPPHSSHEDLTDGLSTRSFCHPEVEEEPHERDALLAGSLNNALHLSSEQERGDWPGEAPKPPEPYSHHRAHGRSKHPSGSNVSFSRDTEGGEEEPSKTQPGMESDPYEAEDFVCDYHLEMLSLSQDQQNPSCIQFDDSNWQLHLTSLKPLGLNVLLNLCNASVTERLCRFSDHLCNIALQESHSAVLPVHVPWGLCELARLIGFTPGAKELFKQENHLALYRLPSAETMKETSLGRLSCVTKRRPPLSHMISLFIKDTTTSTEQMLSHGTADVVLEACTDFWDGADIYPLSGSDRKKVLDFYQRACLSGYCSAFAYKPMNCALSSQLNGKCIELVQVPGQSSIFTMCELPSTIPIKQSARRSSWSSDEGIGEVLEKEDCMQALSGQIFMGMVSSQYQARLDIVRLIDGLVNACIRFVYFSLEDELKSKVFAEKMGLETGWNCHISLTPNGDMPGSEIPPSSPSHAGSLHDDLNQVSRDDAEGLLLMEEEGHSDLISFQPTDSDIPSFLEDSNRAKLPRGIHQVRPHLQNIDNVPLLVPLFTDCTPETMCEMIKIMQEYGEVTCCLGSSANLRNSCLFLQSDISIALDPLYPSRCSWETFGYATSTSMAQASDGLSPLQLSGQLNSLPCSLTFRQEETISIIRLIEQARHATYGIRKCFLFLLQCQLTLVVIQFLSCLVQLPPLLSTTDILWLSCFCYPLLSISLLGKPPHSSIMSMATGKNLQSIPKKTQHYFLLCFLLKFSLTISSCLICFGFTLQSFCDSSRARNLTNCSSIMLPSNDDRAPAWFEDFANGLLSAQKLTAALIVLHTGERAPWEGTDDGGRGAPLWKSDPHIAPLSPVFISITHVHRTKPLWRKSPLTNLWWAVTVPVVLLGQVVQTAVDLQLWTHRDSHVHFGLEDVPLLTWLLGCLSLVLVVVTNEIVKLHEIRVRVRYQKRQKLQFETKLGMNSPF, from the exons ATGGACCTGAAGGAGAAGCACCTG GGCGAGCCTCCCTCGGCCCTGGGCCTGTCCACGCGGAAGGCCCTCAGCGTCCTGAAGGAGCAGCTGGAGGCAGTGCTGGAAGGACATCTCAGGGAGCGGAAGAAGTGTCTGACCTGGAAG GAGGTGTGGAGAAGTAGCTTCCTCCACCACAGTAACCGCTGCTCCTGCTTCCACTGGCCGGGGGCCTCACTCATGCTACTggctgtgctgctgctgctgggctgCTGTGGGGGCCAGCCGGCTGGGAGGTATGCACCCAGAGGCTGCTCCCCAACCTTTCCAGCTGTCCTGTCCGTCCTGCTGCAGCACCTGGGACGGCCAGGGCTCCGAGGGGGGCTGTCACCCCCAAGCTGCTCCTG CCGTGGGGTAGGGCTGGTGAACGCCTCGGCCTTGTTCCTGTTGCTGCTTCTCAACCTTGTGCTCATCGGGCGGCAAGACCGGCTGAAGCGTCGGGAGGTAGAGCGGAGGCTGCGAGGGATCATTGACCAAATCCAAG ATGCCCTCAGGGATGGCAGGGAGATCCAGTGGCCCAGTGCCATGTATCCAGACCTCCACATGCCCTTTGCACCATCCTGGTCCCTGCACTGGGCCTACAGAGATGGACACCTGGTCAACCTGCCAGTCAGCCTGCTGGTTGAAGGAGACATCATAGCTTTGAGGCCTGGCCAGGAATCGTTTGCTTCTCTGAGGGGGATCAAG GATGATGAGCACATTGTCCTGGAGCCAGGAGACCTCTTCCCCCCCTTCTCCCCTCCACCCTCGCCCCGGGGAGAAGTGGAGAGAGGGCCACAGAGCCCCCAGCAGCACCGGCTTTTCCGTGTCCTTGAGACCCCTGTGATTGACAACATCAG GTGGTGCCTGGACATGGCCCTGTCCCGACCAGTCACCGCCCTGGACAATGAGCGGTTCACAGTGCAGTCGGTGATGCTACACTATgctgtgcctgtggtcctg GCCGGCTTCCTCATCACCAATGCCCTGCGCTTCATCTTCAGTGCCCCGGGGGTCACTTCCTGGCAGTACACCCTCCTGCAGCTCCAG GTGAATGGCGTCCTGCCCATCCTCCCCCTGCTCTTTCCAGTCCTCTGGGTTCTGGCAACCGCTTGTGGAGAGGCCCGTGTCCTGGCCCAGATGAGcaaggcctcacccagctccctg CTGGCTAAGTTCTCAGAGGACACTCTCAGCAGCTATACGGAGGCTGTCTCCTCTCAG GAAATGCTGCGCTGCATTTGGGGCCACTTCCTGAGGGTGCTCCGGGGGACGTCGCCAACGCTGAGCCACAGTTCCAGCCTGCTGCACAGCCTGGGCTCCGTCACG GTCCTATGCTGTGTGGACAAACAGGGGATCCTGTCTTGGCCAAATCCCAGCCCAGAGACTGTACTGTTCTTCAGCGGGAAGGTGGAGCCCCCTCACAGCAGCCATGAGGACCTCACCGATGGCCTATCCACCCGCTCCTTCTGCCATCCTGAGGTAGAGGAGGAG CCCCATGAGCGAGACGCCCTCCTGGCTGGCTCCCTGAACAACGCTCTGCACCTTTCCAGCGAGCAGGAGCGTGGCGACTGGCCTGGCGAGGCTCCCAAGCCCCCCGAGCCCTACTCACACCACAGAGCGCACGGCCGCAGCAAACACCCATCTGGCTCCAACGTGAGCTTCAGCAGGGACACCGAGGGTGGCGAAGAAGAGCCCAGCAAG ACCCAGCCCGGGATGGAGAGCGACCCCTACGAAGCAGAGGACTTTGTGTGTGACTACCACCTGGAGATGCTGAGCCTGTCCCAGGACCAGCAGAACCCCTCCTGCATCCAGTTTGATGACTCCAACTGGCAGCTGCACCTCACCTCCCTCAAACCCCTGGGCCTCAACGTGCTGCTGAATCTGTGTAATGCCAGCGTCACCGAGCGCCTGTGCCGATTCTCCGACCACCTGTGCAACATCGCCCTGCAAGAGAGCCACAGTGCCGTGCTGCCCGTGCATGTGCCCTGGGGCCTCTGCGAGCTTGCCCGCCTCATTG GCTTCACTCCTGGGGCCAAGGAGCTCTTCAAGCAGGAGAACCACCTGGCGCTGTACCGCCTCCCCAGTGCTGAGACAATGAAGGAGACATCCCTGGGGCGGCTCTCCTGTGTCACCAAGCGGCGGCCTCCCCTCAGCCACATGATCAGCCTCTTCATTAAAGACACCACCACCA GCACAGAGCAGATGCTGTCCCATGGCACCGCTGATGTGGTCTTAGAAGCCTGCACAGACTTCTGGGACGGAGCTGACATCTACCCTCTCTCGGGATCTGACAG AAAGAAAGTGCTGGACTTCTACCAGCGAGCCTGCCTGTCTGGGTATTGCTCTGCCTTCGCCTACAAGCCCATGAACTGCGCCCTGTCCTCTCAGCTCAATGGCAAGTGCATCGAGCTGGTACAGGTGCCTGGCCAAAGCAGCATCTTCACCATGTGCGAGCTGCCCAGCACCATCCCCATCAAGCAGAGCGCCCGCCGCAGCAGCTGGAGCTCTGACG AAGGGATCGGGGAGGTGCTGGAGAAGGAAGACTGCATGCAGGCCCTGAGCGGCCAGATCTTCATGGGCATGGTGTCCTCCCAGTACCAGGCCCGGCTGGACATCGTACGCCTCATCGACGGGCTCGTCAACGCCTGCATCCGCTTTGTCTACTTCTCTTTGGAGGATGAGCTCAAAAGCAAG GTATTTGCAGAAAAAATGGGCCTGGAGACAGGCTGGAACTGCCACATCTCCCTCACGCCCAATGGTGACATGCCTGGCTCCGAGATCCccccctccagccccagccatgCAGGCTCCCTACACGATGACCTGAATCAGG TGTCCCGAGACGATGCAGAAGGGCTCCTCCTCATGGAGGAGGAGGGCCACTCCGACCTCATCAGCTTCCAGCCTACGGACAGCGACATCCCCAGCTTCCTGGAGGACTCCAACCGG GCTAAGCTGCCCCGGGGTATCCACCAAGTGCGGCCCCACCTGCAGAACATTGACAACGTGCCCCTGCTAGTGCCCCTCTTCACCGACTGTACCCCGGAGA CCATGTGTGAGATGATAAAGATCATGCAAGAGTACGGGGAGGTGACCTGCTGCCTGGGCAGCTCTGCCAACCTGCGGAACAGCTGCCTCTTCCTCCAGAGTGACATCAG CATTGCCCTGGATCCCCTGTACCCATCCCGTTGCTCCTGGGAGACCTTTGGCTACGCCACTAGCACCAGCATGGCCCAGGCCTCGGATGGCCTTTCTCCCCTGCAGCTGTCAGGGCAGCTCAACAGCCTGCCCTGCTCCCTGACCTTTCGCCAGGAGGAGACCATCAGCATCATCCGGCTTATCGAACAG GCTCGGCACGCCACCTATGGCATCCGTAAGTGCTTCCTCTTCCTGCTGCAGTGCCAGCTGACTCTCGTGGTCATCCAG TTCCTTTCTTGCCTGGTCCAGCTGCCGCCACTCCTGAGTACCACTGACATCCTGTGGCTGTCCTGCTTTTGCTACCCTCTGCTCAG CATCTCTCTGCTGGGGAAGCCCCCCCATAGCTCCATCATGTCTATGGCAACAGGAAAAAACCTCCAGTCCATTCCCAAGAAG ACCCAGCACTACTTCCTGCTCTGCTTCCTGCTCAAGTTCAGCCTCACCATCAGCTCGTGCCTCATCTGCTTTGGCTTCACACTGCAGAGCTTCTGTGATAGCTCCCGGGCCCGCAACCTCACCAACTGCTCCTCCATCATGCTGCCCAG CAACGACGACAGGGCTCCAGCCTGGTTTGAGGACTTTGCCAACGGACTGCTGTCGGCTCAGAAGCTCACGGCCGCCCTGATTGTTCTGCACACTGGTGAGAGGGCTCCCTGGGAGGGCACAGATGATGGTGGGAGAGGAGCTCCACTATGGAAGTCTGACCCCCACATCGCCCCACTTTCCCCAGTCTTCATTTCCATCACCCATGTGCATCGCACCAAGCCCCTGTGGAGAAAGAGCCCCTTGACCAACCTCTGGTGGGCCGTGACAGTGCCTGTGGT GCTGCTGGGTCAGGTGGTCCAGACGGCCGTGGACCTGCAGCTCTGGACGCACAGGGACAGCCATGTCCACTTTGGCCTGGAGGACGTGCCCTTGCTGACATGGCTCCTGGGCTGCCTGTCCCTGGTCCTTGTGGTGGTGACCAATGAGATCGTGAAGCTACATGAGATTCG GGTCCGAGTCCGCTACCAGAAGCGACAGAAGCTGCAGTTTGAAACTAAGCTAGGCATGAACTCTCCCTTCTGA
- the TMEM94 gene encoding transmembrane protein 94 isoform X18 translates to MDLKEKHLGEPPSALGLSTRKALSVLKEQLEAVLEGHLRERKKCLTWKEVWRSSFLHHSNRCSCFHWPGASLMLLAVLLLLGCCGGQPAGSRGVGLVNASALFLLLLLNLVLIGRQDRLKRREVERRLRGIIDQIQDALRDGREIQWPSAMYPDLHMPFAPSWSLHWAYRDGHLVNLPVSLLVEGDIIALRPGQESFASLRGIKDDEHIVLEPGDLFPPFSPPPSPRGEVERGPQSPQQHRLFRVLETPVIDNIRWCLDMALSRPVTALDNERFTVQSVMLHYAVPVVLAGFLITNALRFIFSAPGVTSWQYTLLQLQVNGVLPILPLLFPVLWVLATACGEARVLAQMSKASPSSLLAKFSEDTLSSYTEAVSSQEMLRCIWGHFLRVLRGTSPTLSHSSSLLHSLGSVTVLCCVDKQGILSWPNPSPETVLFFSGKVEPPHSSHEDLTDGLSTRSFCHPEVEEEPHERDALLAGSLNNALHLSSEQERGDWPGEAPKPPEPYSHHRAHGRSKHPSGSNVSFSRDTEGGEEEPSKTQPGMESDPYEAEDFVCDYHLEMLSLSQDQQNPSCIQFDDSNWQLHLTSLKPLGLNVLLNLCNASVTERLCRFSDHLCNIALQESHSAVLPVHVPWGLCELARLIGFTPGAKELFKQENHLALYRLPSAETMKETSLGRLSCVTKRRPPLSHMISLFIKDTTTSTEQMLSHGTADVVLEACTDFWDGADIYPLSGSDRKKVLDFYQRACLSGYCSAFAYKPMNCALSSQLNGKCIELVQVPGQSSIFTMCELPSTIPIKQSARRSSWSSDEGIGEVLEKEDCMQALSGQIFMGMVSSQYQARLDIVRLIDGLVNACIRFVYFSLEDELKSKVFAEKMGLETGWNCHISLTPNGDMPGSEIPPSSPSHAGSLHDDLNQVSRDDAEGLLLMEEEGHSDLISFQPTDSDIPSFLEDSNRAKLPRGIHQVRPHLQNIDNVPLLVPLFTDCTPETMCEMIKIMQEYGEVTCCLGSSANLRNSCLFLQSDISIALDPLYPSRCSWETFGYATSTSMAQASDGLSPLQLSGQLNSLPCSLTFRQEETISIIRLIEQARHATYGIRKCFLFLLQCQLTLVVIQFLSCLVQLPPLLSTTDILWLSCFCYPLLSISLLGKPPHSSIMSMATGKNLQSIPKKTQHYFLLCFLLKFSLTISSCLICFGFTLQSFCDSSRARNLTNCSSIMLPSNDDRAPAWFEDFANGLLSAQKLTAALIVLHTVFISITHVHRTKPLWRKSPLTNLWWAVTVPVVLLGQVVQTAVDLQLWTHRDSHVHFGLEDVPLLTWLLGCLSLVLVVVTNEIVKLHEIRVRVRYQKRQKLQFETKLGMNSPF, encoded by the exons ATGGACCTGAAGGAGAAGCACCTG GGCGAGCCTCCCTCGGCCCTGGGCCTGTCCACGCGGAAGGCCCTCAGCGTCCTGAAGGAGCAGCTGGAGGCAGTGCTGGAAGGACATCTCAGGGAGCGGAAGAAGTGTCTGACCTGGAAG GAGGTGTGGAGAAGTAGCTTCCTCCACCACAGTAACCGCTGCTCCTGCTTCCACTGGCCGGGGGCCTCACTCATGCTACTggctgtgctgctgctgctgggctgCTGTGGGGGCCAGCCGGCTGGGAG CCGTGGGGTAGGGCTGGTGAACGCCTCGGCCTTGTTCCTGTTGCTGCTTCTCAACCTTGTGCTCATCGGGCGGCAAGACCGGCTGAAGCGTCGGGAGGTAGAGCGGAGGCTGCGAGGGATCATTGACCAAATCCAAG ATGCCCTCAGGGATGGCAGGGAGATCCAGTGGCCCAGTGCCATGTATCCAGACCTCCACATGCCCTTTGCACCATCCTGGTCCCTGCACTGGGCCTACAGAGATGGACACCTGGTCAACCTGCCAGTCAGCCTGCTGGTTGAAGGAGACATCATAGCTTTGAGGCCTGGCCAGGAATCGTTTGCTTCTCTGAGGGGGATCAAG GATGATGAGCACATTGTCCTGGAGCCAGGAGACCTCTTCCCCCCCTTCTCCCCTCCACCCTCGCCCCGGGGAGAAGTGGAGAGAGGGCCACAGAGCCCCCAGCAGCACCGGCTTTTCCGTGTCCTTGAGACCCCTGTGATTGACAACATCAG GTGGTGCCTGGACATGGCCCTGTCCCGACCAGTCACCGCCCTGGACAATGAGCGGTTCACAGTGCAGTCGGTGATGCTACACTATgctgtgcctgtggtcctg GCCGGCTTCCTCATCACCAATGCCCTGCGCTTCATCTTCAGTGCCCCGGGGGTCACTTCCTGGCAGTACACCCTCCTGCAGCTCCAG GTGAATGGCGTCCTGCCCATCCTCCCCCTGCTCTTTCCAGTCCTCTGGGTTCTGGCAACCGCTTGTGGAGAGGCCCGTGTCCTGGCCCAGATGAGcaaggcctcacccagctccctg CTGGCTAAGTTCTCAGAGGACACTCTCAGCAGCTATACGGAGGCTGTCTCCTCTCAG GAAATGCTGCGCTGCATTTGGGGCCACTTCCTGAGGGTGCTCCGGGGGACGTCGCCAACGCTGAGCCACAGTTCCAGCCTGCTGCACAGCCTGGGCTCCGTCACG GTCCTATGCTGTGTGGACAAACAGGGGATCCTGTCTTGGCCAAATCCCAGCCCAGAGACTGTACTGTTCTTCAGCGGGAAGGTGGAGCCCCCTCACAGCAGCCATGAGGACCTCACCGATGGCCTATCCACCCGCTCCTTCTGCCATCCTGAGGTAGAGGAGGAG CCCCATGAGCGAGACGCCCTCCTGGCTGGCTCCCTGAACAACGCTCTGCACCTTTCCAGCGAGCAGGAGCGTGGCGACTGGCCTGGCGAGGCTCCCAAGCCCCCCGAGCCCTACTCACACCACAGAGCGCACGGCCGCAGCAAACACCCATCTGGCTCCAACGTGAGCTTCAGCAGGGACACCGAGGGTGGCGAAGAAGAGCCCAGCAAG ACCCAGCCCGGGATGGAGAGCGACCCCTACGAAGCAGAGGACTTTGTGTGTGACTACCACCTGGAGATGCTGAGCCTGTCCCAGGACCAGCAGAACCCCTCCTGCATCCAGTTTGATGACTCCAACTGGCAGCTGCACCTCACCTCCCTCAAACCCCTGGGCCTCAACGTGCTGCTGAATCTGTGTAATGCCAGCGTCACCGAGCGCCTGTGCCGATTCTCCGACCACCTGTGCAACATCGCCCTGCAAGAGAGCCACAGTGCCGTGCTGCCCGTGCATGTGCCCTGGGGCCTCTGCGAGCTTGCCCGCCTCATTG GCTTCACTCCTGGGGCCAAGGAGCTCTTCAAGCAGGAGAACCACCTGGCGCTGTACCGCCTCCCCAGTGCTGAGACAATGAAGGAGACATCCCTGGGGCGGCTCTCCTGTGTCACCAAGCGGCGGCCTCCCCTCAGCCACATGATCAGCCTCTTCATTAAAGACACCACCACCA GCACAGAGCAGATGCTGTCCCATGGCACCGCTGATGTGGTCTTAGAAGCCTGCACAGACTTCTGGGACGGAGCTGACATCTACCCTCTCTCGGGATCTGACAG AAAGAAAGTGCTGGACTTCTACCAGCGAGCCTGCCTGTCTGGGTATTGCTCTGCCTTCGCCTACAAGCCCATGAACTGCGCCCTGTCCTCTCAGCTCAATGGCAAGTGCATCGAGCTGGTACAGGTGCCTGGCCAAAGCAGCATCTTCACCATGTGCGAGCTGCCCAGCACCATCCCCATCAAGCAGAGCGCCCGCCGCAGCAGCTGGAGCTCTGACG AAGGGATCGGGGAGGTGCTGGAGAAGGAAGACTGCATGCAGGCCCTGAGCGGCCAGATCTTCATGGGCATGGTGTCCTCCCAGTACCAGGCCCGGCTGGACATCGTACGCCTCATCGACGGGCTCGTCAACGCCTGCATCCGCTTTGTCTACTTCTCTTTGGAGGATGAGCTCAAAAGCAAG GTATTTGCAGAAAAAATGGGCCTGGAGACAGGCTGGAACTGCCACATCTCCCTCACGCCCAATGGTGACATGCCTGGCTCCGAGATCCccccctccagccccagccatgCAGGCTCCCTACACGATGACCTGAATCAGG TGTCCCGAGACGATGCAGAAGGGCTCCTCCTCATGGAGGAGGAGGGCCACTCCGACCTCATCAGCTTCCAGCCTACGGACAGCGACATCCCCAGCTTCCTGGAGGACTCCAACCGG GCTAAGCTGCCCCGGGGTATCCACCAAGTGCGGCCCCACCTGCAGAACATTGACAACGTGCCCCTGCTAGTGCCCCTCTTCACCGACTGTACCCCGGAGA CCATGTGTGAGATGATAAAGATCATGCAAGAGTACGGGGAGGTGACCTGCTGCCTGGGCAGCTCTGCCAACCTGCGGAACAGCTGCCTCTTCCTCCAGAGTGACATCAG CATTGCCCTGGATCCCCTGTACCCATCCCGTTGCTCCTGGGAGACCTTTGGCTACGCCACTAGCACCAGCATGGCCCAGGCCTCGGATGGCCTTTCTCCCCTGCAGCTGTCAGGGCAGCTCAACAGCCTGCCCTGCTCCCTGACCTTTCGCCAGGAGGAGACCATCAGCATCATCCGGCTTATCGAACAG GCTCGGCACGCCACCTATGGCATCCGTAAGTGCTTCCTCTTCCTGCTGCAGTGCCAGCTGACTCTCGTGGTCATCCAG TTCCTTTCTTGCCTGGTCCAGCTGCCGCCACTCCTGAGTACCACTGACATCCTGTGGCTGTCCTGCTTTTGCTACCCTCTGCTCAG CATCTCTCTGCTGGGGAAGCCCCCCCATAGCTCCATCATGTCTATGGCAACAGGAAAAAACCTCCAGTCCATTCCCAAGAAG ACCCAGCACTACTTCCTGCTCTGCTTCCTGCTCAAGTTCAGCCTCACCATCAGCTCGTGCCTCATCTGCTTTGGCTTCACACTGCAGAGCTTCTGTGATAGCTCCCGGGCCCGCAACCTCACCAACTGCTCCTCCATCATGCTGCCCAG CAACGACGACAGGGCTCCAGCCTGGTTTGAGGACTTTGCCAACGGACTGCTGTCGGCTCAGAAGCTCACGGCCGCCCTGATTGTTCTGCACACTG TCTTCATTTCCATCACCCATGTGCATCGCACCAAGCCCCTGTGGAGAAAGAGCCCCTTGACCAACCTCTGGTGGGCCGTGACAGTGCCTGTGGT GCTGCTGGGTCAGGTGGTCCAGACGGCCGTGGACCTGCAGCTCTGGACGCACAGGGACAGCCATGTCCACTTTGGCCTGGAGGACGTGCCCTTGCTGACATGGCTCCTGGGCTGCCTGTCCCTGGTCCTTGTGGTGGTGACCAATGAGATCGTGAAGCTACATGAGATTCG GGTCCGAGTCCGCTACCAGAAGCGACAGAAGCTGCAGTTTGAAACTAAGCTAGGCATGAACTCTCCCTTCTGA